Genomic DNA from Desulfonema ishimotonii:
CCCCAGAGGGCGTTCGATATCGAATCCCACCCAGGCCCCGGCCACATAGCCGGGTGTGTAGCCCAGAAACCAGGCATCGCGGAAGTCGTTGGTGGTCCCGGTTTTCCCGGCAACAGGCCGATCCAGTTTTTTCGCCTTGTACCCCGTGCCGCCGGTGACAACGCTCTGAAGCAGGCTGGTCATCAGGAAGGCGGTCGCCGGTTCAATGGCCTGTTCCGGAGCGGGGCGGCTGAGCGGGATTTCCCGGCCATTCCGGTCAACGATTTTTCGGATAAAGACCGGCTCAATGCGCATCCCCCTGTTGGCGAAAACCGAATAGGCTTCCACCATCTCCAGCAGGGATACGCCCGATGCGCCCAGGGCCAGGGAAAGCCCCCCGTTCAATCGGGAGCGGATGCCCAGATTGTGCGCGTAATTAACAGCATAGCGGATGCCGATATTTCTCAGCACCTTGACCACCGGCAGGTTGCGCGATTTTGCCAGTGCCCTGCGCAGCCGGATGGGGCCGTAGAACCTGTGGTCGTAATTGCCGGGCCTCCACCATTTTCCGTTGTCCGGTATGGCGATGGGGCTGTCATAGAGCATGGTCATGGGCGTATAGCCCTTGTCCAGGGCGGCCGCGTAGATAACGGGCTTAAATGCCGACCCTGGCTGTCGGCGCGACTGGATGGCCCGGTTGAACTGGCTGAAACTGAAATCCCGCCCCCCCACCATTGCCCGGACAAAGCCGGTCCCGGTTTCCATGCAGAGCAGCGCCCCCTGGGGTTTCACATTTCCGGGGTATTTGTGGCGGTTTTCAAGGGCCTTAAGTCCCTTTTCAACTTCTTCGCGGGCCGCCTGCTGAAGGGCCGGATCAACGGTGGTGAAGATTTTCAGTCCGCCGGTGTAAAGGGCTTCCAGGCCATATTCTTTTTCAATATATGAGCGGACATATTCTGTAAAAAACGGGACTTTTTTCAGATACCAGTTTTCCCGGCGGTTTCTGATTTTCAGGGCGGTCTCAGCGGCTTTCCGGGCCTGTTTCGGAGAGACGTAGCCCTCCTCGGCCATCCGTTTCAGCACATATTTCTGGCGGATTCCGGCGCGTTTCGGGCGCCTGACAGGCGAGTGGGTACCGGGGGCCTTGGCAAGGCCCGCGAGCATGGCGCATTCGGCCAGGGTCAGATCTTTGGCGGATTTTCCGAAATAGTTCTCTGCTGCCGCCTCAACCCCGTATGCGCCGTGCCCCAGATAGATCTGGTTGAGGTAGAGGAAAAGGATATCCTCTTTGGAAAAGGCCTTGTCGATGCGATAGGCCAGAATTGCCTCTTTGAACTTTCGCTTATAGCTTCTCTCCGGCGTCAGCAGAAACGATTTGATAACCTGCTGGGTGATGGTGCTGCCGCCCTGAACCACGGTTCCGGCCTCGATATTCTTGAAGAATGCGCGGACAATGCTGATAAAGTCGAGGCCTTCGTGGCTGAAAAAGCGCGCATCCTCTGCCGCGATAAAGGCGTTGATCAGGTTATCGGACATCCGGGAAAGGGGGATGACGATTCGCCGTTCCCGGTAGAATTCGCCGATTTTGCTGCCGTCACCCGCATAGACGGTGGTGATCAGTGGCGGCCGGTAATCCTTCAGCGAACTGATCCGGGGCAGATCCTCGCTCACATGCCGGTAGACCGCGTATGCGACAAACAGGCCGCAGGCGGCGAGCAGGCAGAGGGCGAATGTCCACCGGAAAAACCATTTACCGAGTCCCCACCGTTTTTTCCGGCGGTTCAGCCTGTGGGCAATGGCGATCTGCTCCAGCGTCTGTTCGACCTGGCGGATTTTTTCATGGGCCTCCGCACGGGCATAGGCGGCCAGAGCCGCATCAAAGTCGTTTATCTCACAGGCCCGGTCCCCCTGATCTTCAAAGATCATCCGGTATTCAGCCAGGGCATCGGGGTGGGCCGGTTCAATATCGAGTATCTTTTCGCAGATGGCCAGCCGGTCTGCCGCATTTTCCGCATTCCGGGCCTGAAGGAGGAGCGCTCTGAGGTAAAGGGGGTGAATTTCCGGGAAGCTGAATTCGTAGAGCGGCTCCAGCAGGGCGACCGCCCCATCGACATCCCCCTGCCGGATCAGCAGCTTGGCCAGAAGGCGGTTGGCTTTGAGATGATTCGGACTCAGCTCCGCTGTCTGGTGCAGGAGAGGGATGGCCGTTTTAAAATCGTCCTGGCGGCAGAGGGCTCTGGCCGTTTCAAAAAACTCCGATGCCAGCCGGTCCAGCTCGTCCCGCATCTGTTCAAAGGGTTTTACCGCCATAATCCAGCGGCCCAGCATGTTGATGCGGATGCGGTATTCGCTGTTTTCGGCCCGGATCACGCCCCATTGTTCAAGGGTTCTGATCGCATGGTCCAGGCCGCCGTTCAGCGGATAGACGCCGCTTTTTTCCAGCTGATCCCGGAGGGTCTCCTGATCCAGCCCCCCGGAGCCTGCCTCGGCCAGCGCAGAGGCGGCCACCCGTTCCCAGGGGCCCAGTCCGTTCCAGAGCAGGCTGAAGGTTCTGTCCGATGTTTTTATGGCCCGGGGAAAGATCCCGACCATATCCCTGAAATGAACGACCGGTATGCCCGCCGTTTCTTTTTTGTGATTTTTTTCCCAGATCACCCGGCACAGATTACGGGTCAGAAAGGGGTGCCCGCCTGTGAACTCCCGGATGGCGGTAATCTGTTCATCCGGCCATATCAGGGACTGGTTCCGTTCGGACAGGCGGGCCAGTTCTGTGGTCTCCTCCCGGGTAAACATCGGCAGGTGATGCAGTTTTGTCCCCTTGTAAAAGGAATGATAGATGCGGTCCAGGTCGCCGGGCCTGCGGCCAATGGCAAAAATGAATTTCAGACGCCGGGGGTCGGTAAAAAACAGTTTGCGGATATAGGGATAAAAGGCCTGCCCGGCCTGACGGGAACCGGACATTTTCGGGGTATCAAATTCGTCAAACACCAGAACCAGGGTGCGCCGTTCCGGGAGCGCGGAAAGGATAAAGGGCAGGATACGCCGCTCAAAGCGTGAGGGGGTGATGCGCTCCGCCGGTACGGAAAGGTTCAGGGGCCGCACCATCTCCGGGATGAGCCGGGTCAGCACCTGTTCCAGTGAGAGGCCCGCCATCCCCTGTAAGTCGAAATAGACAGGGAGATATTCCCCCCGCTCCGGCAGCCGGGCCACAAGATGGCGGAGCAGTGCTGTTTTTCCGATACATCGCTGTCCGTAGATAAACAGGCCTGCTGCGTCAGCAGTCTTCAGGTCGCGGAGTACCTCACCGAGAATATCCGCACGGCCGATAAATGACGAGGGCGCATCCTCCGTATTTTTCAGGCTGTAGGGGTTCAGGTCGGAGTGCATTGGGAAGCCTGTATTTGAAAACAGCGTTTTTTCATATTATTATAAAAGCCATATGGTCCGCCGTCAAAAGGGATAAGCGGTTTAAAAAAACAGTCCGTCCTGTTCTGATGAGGCTCTGCCAGCCTGAAAAAAGACGGGTCAGCAGACTTTTCCTGTGTGTCATCGTTTGCAGGGAAACCCTGCCTGAACGCCTTACACCGGGACTTTTTAAACAGCTTCTTAAAGGGGTCATTGATACCAGATAAGTATTTTGAAATCAATAAGTGAACAGACTCAGCAGTAAAGGGGCTGCGGGATACGCCGTTTAAATCCCCATAACCTCTTGGAAAGTATTGTCGTTTTCTCACCAATCTGATACGGAAACAATGTCCGGTGATGAAAAACAGAAGGAAAAATATATTGACGTCTGATGTGAAATGATTTCATAATTTATTGAAAATACAAAGTGTCATTTTTCATACCGGAAAAATTGTCTTTGTAAGCAACTGATTTCACGTCAGACAATTATACTGATAATTTTCTGGCGAGCGACCTGCATTAAATCCATATCCGGAAAGGAGTGGCTTATGGACAAAAGAACGGCAAGGCGTCGGAATATCATTTATTATTTAAAGGTATTTGACAGCAATACCAACCTGCTGCTCGGCCAGCTGGTCGATATTACCGTCAATGGTATGAAACTGATCAGTGAGGAGCCTGCGGAGCCGGGAATCCGGCTGATGCTTAAAATGATATTGCCGGAAGAGATGCACCGGAAGGAATGTATTCTGTTTGAGGCGGAGAGTCTCTGGTGTAAACGGGATATCAATCCCAGCTACTACAGCATCGGGTTCGAGTTTCTGGACATATCGGAAGATGACATTAATATTGTTAAAAGTCTGATTTACGATTTTTCTTTTCAGGACTGAGTCTGAGAAACCATCCCGCGAAAGCGGGAACCCATAAGTGATAAAGCAGAAATAAATTCCCAAAAATTTTCCCCCCGATCGTTTGTATTTTAAGAATGAATGAAACGGACCTTTTACGGAACCAGCCGGATGGAATGGATTGTAAAATGTCTGTGATATGATTCCGTTTATCGGAATTAACCCGCATACGGGCTGATGCTGGAAAGCGCCCGGAAATTTACAGAGGAGGCTCCGAATATGAGGAGGACGTTCGTTTTTTTACCTGTGGTGTTGCTTTTCATCCTGGCCGGGCTGTGTCAGGCCAATACACCTGCCGGGAACAGCGGCCAGCCGGAAGGGGCCGCCAAGTCATTCCGGGTGCTGGATATCAGCGAGCGGACCTGGGACAACGGTCCGGCCATTGCGGTTCTTCTGTCCGCCCCCCTGGACCCGAAGGTACGCCATGATCAGCACCTGCGCATCAGCGACACCCGGCAGCTTCTGAAAAGCGCCTGGGTACTCTCCGAAGACGGTCGCACGCTCTGGTTTCCCCATGTGGAGCCGGAAACCGAATATTCCGTGTCCGTGCTGGAGACCCTGCAGGCCGCGAACGGAGATGTGCTCGGAGACCGGGTCAGCAAAAAGGTCACCACCCGCAAAATCACGCCCATCATCAGCTTTGCCAGCGAGGGGTTTCTGCTGCCCGCCAAAATGACGCAGGGCCTGCCTGTGGTGACCATTAATATCCGGGCGGTCAATATCGAGTTTTTCCGGCTGAACCGGGCCGGGCTGGTCAAATTTGTCAACTGGCGCAACACCACCGGCGAAAAGGGATATTACCAGCTGACAGAGGCCAGGAAATACGGCGAAATGGTCTTTTCCGGCCGGTTTGACCTGGATGTGCCCGAAAACCGGCGCACGGTGTATCATATCCCGGTTGAGGAGATTGAACCGCTTCAGCAGCCCGGTGTCTATCTGGCGGTCATGCGGGAGCCGGGACAGTACGATTACAGCTATCATGTCACCTACTTTCTGGTCACGGACATCGGCCTGCACGCCAGGGTGTACCGGGACGAATCCCTTATTTTTGCCTCCTCTCTCAGATCCGGGAAGCCGCTGCCCGGCCTTGAGATGACGCTTTATGACAAGGATGGGAAAACGCTTGCCACAGGCCGGACCGATGAAGACGGCAAATACCGGTTTTCCGGCCAGATGAAGACGTCGGTAAATCTGGTGATGGCGTCCGGTGAGGGGCAGGTCGGGGTGCTGCCGCTGAACATACCCGCCCTGGATATGAGTGATTTTGATCTGGGGAAAAGAAAATACCGGCCCCGCGAGATCTTTGCGTACAGCCCCCGGAATCTCTACCGTCCGGGGGAAACCGTCACCGTGTCGGCCCTGCTGCGCAGTGACGACGGTAAACCGGTTGACCCGCTGCCCCTTACGGCCCGGCTCTGTCGTCCCGACGGGCGGGAGGTAAAACATTTTATCTGGCAGCCTCAGCCGCCGGACACGGCGGGCGTCAGCTATTATCAGACCACTCTGGACCTGCCGCCGGACGCACAGACCGGCCTCTGGCAACTCAAACTCTGGGACGACCCGTCATCCGATGATCCGGCCACGGTGTTTCCGTTCCGGGCGGAGGAGTTTCTGCCGGAGCGCATGAAGCTGGCCCTGACAGCCACACCGGACTTTCCCGGCCCGGATGCGTCTCTGGTGATTGAAGCGGACGGGCAGTATCTCTACGGCGCACCGGCTGCGGGAAACGAGATCGGCACGCGGGTCCGGGTCCGGGCCGAGCGGGAGCCGCTGGCGGCCTTCAGAGGATATGAGTTCGGCGATATAAAGGATAAGGATTACCGGGATTACTGGGAGCGGGACAACGAAACCCTGGACAATCAGGGAAAGGCACGGCTGGAGATTCCCAGCCGGTGGGCGTCAGTCCGAAGCCCGCTTTCGGTGCGCGTCACCGCAGACCTGTTTGAATCCGGCGGACGGCCCGTGACGCGGGGTGTGGAGAAGACTGTCTGGCCCGGGGGGACGGCCATCGGCATCCGCCCCCTGTTCAAAGAGGGGGTTACGGATGCCGGCCCGGTCGGCTTTGAGGTGGTCCGGGTGCGCCCGGACGGGACCCTTGCCCCGGCCGACGGTCTGATGGTGGAACTGACCAAAGAAGACCGGGATTATTACTGGGAGTATTCCGATTCCACCGGATGGCTCTACAAGTACACGGAAAAGACCTACCGCTTTCTGACCGATACGCTGAATCTCCGCAAAGAGACGCCCACCCCCTGCACCTTCCAGCTTGAGCGCGGCCAGTATGTGCTGGAGATCAGAGACCCGGAAACCGCTCTGGTGTCCGGCCTTCGTTTCCGGGTGGGGCGATGGTGGTACGGAGAGGATCAGGCCGATATGGCCAGGCCGGACAAAGTGGTGCTGACTCCGGACCAGACAGCCTATCGTCCCGGTGACATGATTCAGCTCACCGTCACCCCGCCCCACGACGGCGAAGCCCTCATCACCGTCGAAGGTGAAAAGCCCCTGTGGGTAAAACGGACCCCGGTTTCCGCCGGGGGGACCGTGGTGGAAATTCCCATACTGGCAGGCTGGGACCGCCACAATCTCTATATCAGCGCCGTGGTATTCCGCCCTGCCGACGCAGAGGAAAAGATCACGCCCAACCGGGCTGTGGGGCTGGTCCATATCCCCCTGGACCGCTCTTCCCGGAAACTGGAACTGAAAATCGACGCGCCGGAAAAGGCGGT
This window encodes:
- a CDS encoding PBP1A family penicillin-binding protein; translation: MHSDLNPYSLKNTEDAPSSFIGRADILGEVLRDLKTADAAGLFIYGQRCIGKTALLRHLVARLPERGEYLPVYFDLQGMAGLSLEQVLTRLIPEMVRPLNLSVPAERITPSRFERRILPFILSALPERRTLVLVFDEFDTPKMSGSRQAGQAFYPYIRKLFFTDPRRLKFIFAIGRRPGDLDRIYHSFYKGTKLHHLPMFTREETTELARLSERNQSLIWPDEQITAIREFTGGHPFLTRNLCRVIWEKNHKKETAGIPVVHFRDMVGIFPRAIKTSDRTFSLLWNGLGPWERVAASALAEAGSGGLDQETLRDQLEKSGVYPLNGGLDHAIRTLEQWGVIRAENSEYRIRINMLGRWIMAVKPFEQMRDELDRLASEFFETARALCRQDDFKTAIPLLHQTAELSPNHLKANRLLAKLLIRQGDVDGAVALLEPLYEFSFPEIHPLYLRALLLQARNAENAADRLAICEKILDIEPAHPDALAEYRMIFEDQGDRACEINDFDAALAAYARAEAHEKIRQVEQTLEQIAIAHRLNRRKKRWGLGKWFFRWTFALCLLAACGLFVAYAVYRHVSEDLPRISSLKDYRPPLITTVYAGDGSKIGEFYRERRIVIPLSRMSDNLINAFIAAEDARFFSHEGLDFISIVRAFFKNIEAGTVVQGGSTITQQVIKSFLLTPERSYKRKFKEAILAYRIDKAFSKEDILFLYLNQIYLGHGAYGVEAAAENYFGKSAKDLTLAECAMLAGLAKAPGTHSPVRRPKRAGIRQKYVLKRMAEEGYVSPKQARKAAETALKIRNRRENWYLKKVPFFTEYVRSYIEKEYGLEALYTGGLKIFTTVDPALQQAAREEVEKGLKALENRHKYPGNVKPQGALLCMETGTGFVRAMVGGRDFSFSQFNRAIQSRRQPGSAFKPVIYAAALDKGYTPMTMLYDSPIAIPDNGKWWRPGNYDHRFYGPIRLRRALAKSRNLPVVKVLRNIGIRYAVNYAHNLGIRSRLNGGLSLALGASGVSLLEMVEAYSVFANRGMRIEPVFIRKIVDRNGREIPLSRPAPEQAIEPATAFLMTSLLQSVVTGGTGYKAKKLDRPVAGKTGTTNDFRDAWFLGYTPGYVAGAWVGFDIERPLGKSETGSRAACPIWLGFMEKLLADKPVREFDIPDGVVYAKIDADSGLLAIPESPRVIREWFKAGTLPKRHAPRPTPEYLVTEPEDFFKAGL
- a CDS encoding PilZ domain-containing protein, translating into MDKRTARRRNIIYYLKVFDSNTNLLLGQLVDITVNGMKLISEEPAEPGIRLMLKMILPEEMHRKECILFEAESLWCKRDINPSYYSIGFEFLDISEDDINIVKSLIYDFSFQD
- a CDS encoding alpha-2-macroglobulin family protein codes for the protein MRRTFVFLPVVLLFILAGLCQANTPAGNSGQPEGAAKSFRVLDISERTWDNGPAIAVLLSAPLDPKVRHDQHLRISDTRQLLKSAWVLSEDGRTLWFPHVEPETEYSVSVLETLQAANGDVLGDRVSKKVTTRKITPIISFASEGFLLPAKMTQGLPVVTINIRAVNIEFFRLNRAGLVKFVNWRNTTGEKGYYQLTEARKYGEMVFSGRFDLDVPENRRTVYHIPVEEIEPLQQPGVYLAVMREPGQYDYSYHVTYFLVTDIGLHARVYRDESLIFASSLRSGKPLPGLEMTLYDKDGKTLATGRTDEDGKYRFSGQMKTSVNLVMASGEGQVGVLPLNIPALDMSDFDLGKRKYRPREIFAYSPRNLYRPGETVTVSALLRSDDGKPVDPLPLTARLCRPDGREVKHFIWQPQPPDTAGVSYYQTTLDLPPDAQTGLWQLKLWDDPSSDDPATVFPFRAEEFLPERMKLALTATPDFPGPDASLVIEADGQYLYGAPAAGNEIGTRVRVRAEREPLAAFRGYEFGDIKDKDYRDYWERDNETLDNQGKARLEIPSRWASVRSPLSVRVTADLFESGGRPVTRGVEKTVWPGGTAIGIRPLFKEGVTDAGPVGFEVVRVRPDGTLAPADGLMVELTKEDRDYYWEYSDSTGWLYKYTEKTYRFLTDTLNLRKETPTPCTFQLERGQYVLEIRDPETALVSGLRFRVGRWWYGEDQADMARPDKVVLTPDQTAYRPGDMIQLTVTPPHDGEALITVEGEKPLWVKRTPVSAGGTVVEIPILAGWDRHNLYISAVVFRPADAEEKITPNRAVGLVHIPLDRSSRKLELKIDAPEKAVPQGPMTVSLKLEKPALPAPDEPVFVTLAAVDVGILSITDFKTPDPFAWFFERRRYGVNAYDVYGKVIENADGNMAALRFGGDADLTAGKRPENKVRLLSLFQGPVQLDENGEASVTFALPDFNGTLRLMAVAFTPTCFGSAEREVTVAAPVVTQLAMPRFLAPGDVSEFTLDIHNLSGAAKTVDLDLKSDGPVVLENGTQTVKLADGEKKTLRFPVRAEADFGKSVITLVTAGEGFHLTREWQLGVRPGYPATARKVFSMIRPGGVFSLDPKLSADLIPSTVDADLKISPQLPLNFRSAMRGLITYPYGCLEQTTSRAYPLLFATPVQIARYQLPPIAEAERLRRLNTALERLTTLQLASGGFGLWNKSSPESPWLTVYVTEFLLAARAMSLDVSETMLDKALKRIEIYLTRGAPLTDYMDNAERDHLSFAVQSYAAYVLSLLNRAPLGTLRTLYDNHHEQAGSCLPLAHLGIALKRMGDAERSRKALEEATGKRPGMYGYWGDYSSLVRDLAMTLTLMVSHKADDTEGFDRIISDLEKALRQREWLSTQEKFAIFAAGLTLSDLAGEAWQGRLSIAGRESALQHKGALLKRLSAGDIASGVSFISDHGERLYVSAVIDGYPRTPPAREDARIAISRELFDLRGNPADRTGFNVGELLLVHLRISAKERIPDALVVDLLPAGFEAENQNLKHSFKMEDLTIDGKSVWKLRENAEILHEEYRDDRYVAAVRLSDYAQTHLFYLVRVVSPGTFVMPPAFVESMYRPEIRGVGDTPAPVRVLNKSR